ATTAGCTTCTTCTTGGCCTCTCTCGACGGATGTCGACATTAGTGTAAGCATTTTTTATATGGTGTAGCTCCCTGTGGACTTCCTCCATAGATATCCTATTCCTTGGGGATTCTTCCGAGCATGCGAGTCCAATCTTAAGGGTTGGAAGTATGCACTTCCACACGTAAGTGTTCATCGTGCTTAAATTCTCATTGTCAATGTTGCCTTCATCAGCTTCGATTTCATTGTTGTAACCACAGATATTGGTCACTTCATTGTTCGTTGTTGAAGTTGCAATCTCTTCTAGAGTGGCAACAAGAGTAGGATCTACAATTTGCATTAGTCTTCCATGTATGGCCGTCTTAACAAAAGTATGGATATTGCAACCATCTACAAACATTTCATCAGTGGGTCTTCTTCCCGTGAATAATTGCAACACAAGGATCCCATAACTATAGACATCCCCTTGCTTTGATGGCCCCACACCAACTGCGTACTCTACAATTCATAAAACAATCAAGTATATATATCAGTTCTCGATCTGTATACAATCTGGAACCTAACTACTGTAGTACACAaagtttctttattttttttttatggcagaaaataaaaacaagaaactAAAGGACAAAACCTTTACTAACACCCCCTCCCAGCTGAGCAAAGTTTCTTTATTGATCAGATTAGTATGaaaacagtttcattaatcaatggTTAGTGATGTATGAAtgtattaaacaaataaatttcatTGTTGGGTTGAGATAGAGATACAGTGTATTTCTCTCTTAGAGAAGGAGATCATTTATGTCTTGTCTTCTTACGATCTTTGAGATGTCTTATCTTATATTGATAACTAGTAGGGCTTAAAATTTCAATTGGTTTTAATGCCACTGTGTCACATTaattataggctaccatgctcCTACTTCTGCCTATATTCATATTTTATCTTAAATAAACTAGCAGATCGAAATTTAGGAATTGTATGGCAGAAGATTGTTACCTGGAGCAGCATAGCCAATGGTTCCCTTTATCCCAACTGTGCTACTTTGATTTTCACAGAAGTACATGGTTGGTGGGATGAGTCTTGCTAATCCAAAATCACCGACACGAGCGACCATGTCATCGTCAAGAAGAACGTTGCTCGGCTTCATGTCACGATGAATAATTTGTGGTTCACAATGGTCATGAAGATAACACAATGCAGAAGCCACATCAACAGCAATATTCAGTCTTTGAAGGAGgttcaaactccttgattggtTTTCTCTGTGCAACCACTCCTCTAAACTTCCATTTGACATATACTCAAAAACTAGAGCTTTGAAGTCATTACCATTGTAATCTGTGCTAGAGCAGCATGTTATGATCTTCACAAGGTTCCTGTGCCGGATATTTCTTAGTGCATTGCATTCTGCCACAAAACTCTTGAAAGCTCCTTTCTGTTGAAGGTTGAGGACCTTTATGGCAACAACGTTGTTTTCTTGTTGATCAAGAATCCCTTTGTATACAGAGCCAAAACTACCTGATCCAATTTGATTGCCCAGAGAGAATCCGTCAGTAGCTTGATGAAGTGTCTGGTATGAAACCTTTGGAAGGAAGTTGATTGATGACACTGCAGATAACGGCATattcttttgtgtttttctcCTCCAATAAAGAGCTATGATCACTGCAAACAGAAGAGCGCATCCAGCAACTAAAGAAATTGTGAGCTTTAGTTTGAAACCATGCAACTTTCTCTGCTCTGGTACTTTGATGGGGCATGCTGGTAGCTGCAATTCCGAAACACCACCACAAAGTTTGGTATTTCCATGCAATGATACTGCACTTGTGTTTCGAAAAACTCCTTCTTTCGGTACCTCACCCTCCAAGTTATTGAACGAAAGGTTCAAATATATCAAGAATGGAAGTCTCTGTAGGTCTTTTGGAATATGTCCTGACAAGTTGCTTCGTGAAAGATCTAAAGACTGAAGACCTCTCAAAGAAGCCAAAGAAGAAGGTATCATACCTTGGAAGAGATTCCCTTGTAGGTAAAGATATTCAAGGCTCAGACATCCTCCAATAATTTCTGGAATTCCCCCAGTCAAATTATTATCAGAGATGTCCAGTGTATTGATATTCTTCAGCTTACCCACTTCCACAGGCAGAATGCCAGTTAGCGAGTTTTGCGATAAGTTGAGGAAGATAGAGGAGGACAGACCAATGATCTGTGATGGTATATCTCCACTAAGCTTATTGTCTGATATATCCATCGCCTGCAGATTTTTGCAGTTACCAATATTTGGAGGAATGCTTCCTTCTAATTCATTTTCAAATATAGTGAGTTCAGACAATTGGGTGAGGTTTCCTAAGGAAGATGGGATCCAGCCTGATAATCTAttggaatataaatataatatttgcAGCTTTTGTAACTTCCCAAGAGAAGCCGGAATGATACTTGTGAACAAGTTTACTTCCAGGGTCAAGAGTATTAAATTGTTCAGATTTCCTAATGTTTCAGGAATCGTTCCCGCTATTTGATTCCTCCCAAGGTAGAGTTTAGTCAGTTGGGTTGAGAAATTGGCTACAGAGTTTGGTAAAACACCTCCAAAATTGTTAGAACTCAGATCAACTATTTCCAGATTGCTGCAATTTGTCAAGAATGTTATAAATCCCAAATCATTTGATGAATTACTTCCTAGATTATTGCTATAGAAGTTGAGAAACAAGAGATtaggaaaatttccaaaagttGCGGGAACTTGCCCAACAAAATTATTTTCCCCAATATCAAGCTTCTGAAGCTTAGAAGCATTGGAAAGTGAGGCCGGGATTTTCCCAGAGAATTCATTTATACCAAGTAACAGTAGTTGGAGATTAGGCATGTTTAGGCCTATATCAGGCGGAATACTGCCCTTAAACTTATTCTCCGTAAGATAGATGGTCTTGATGGATGATATATTAAAAAGGGAGGGAGGGATCATACCAGATAGAGTATTGATACCAATTGCAAAATCAGATAAGCTTCTCAATCGGCCTAGCACCTCTGGAACGGTGCCCACCAAATTGTTCTGTGCCAAGTCAAGTAGAGTGAGTGATGAAAGATTCCCCATGGAAGGTGGGATGGGTCCCGTCAGATTGTTTTCCTCTAGAATGAGATCCACAAGCTTCCCCAATGACCCAATCTCTGAAGGAATTTTGCCGGTAAGGCGGTTTGCTGCAAGGCTTATGAATCTTAATTTCGAGTAGAAGGTCAGGTTGACTGGAATTCCCCCCTCCAACTTGTTGATACCTAGATTGATACCTCGCAGTCTGAACAAATGATCAACTTGTTGTGGAATCTTGCCAGAGAAGCTGTTATTGAAAAGGCCGAATATCCTGAGAAAGGAGAGGTTGCCAATGTATGGTGATATGGTTCCATGCAAATCAGCGTCTGGTAGGTTCAAGGCTTTTACTCTTTGATGCCGTCTACCACAAGTAATTCCTTGCCATTTGCAGAAGTGAACGGAGTCATTCCATGAGTTCAATAGCCCATCTGGATCGGTGGCTATGCAATCTTTGAATTTCAGCAAAGCCAAGCGATCGGTTTCATTGCTCAATGCATTTGCAAAGATGGTAGATTGGAAAAGGTTGGTGAGAAGGAAAAGGGTGGTCATGACATGAAGGTAGGTAGATCGAAATGCGCAGAAGTTGAGCATATGAAGCTCCATTTAGTTCGCTTAACCAGCAGGAAGCTAGGTGGTGCAAAGTTGAACTTTCAAGGTGTGGTGTTAAACATCGTTTACATGTACGCAGAGTCTTCGACTATGGCCCATGAATTACTATCAGAGTTCGTTGACGCAGGGAGGGAGAGACTAAAGAAGCGGCTCTGCTAACTTCGTTTACATGTAGCAGTCTTCGGCTATGGCCCATCATTTATTAAGAGTGTTCGTTGGCGTAGGGAGGGAGAGACTAAAGAAGTGGTTCTGCGCTATCTCGATGGTCAATCCACATGTAGAGAAGAATATTGCAGCGTATATGAACATATTTACCTTGTTTGCACATTATGGTTTATTCCTCTGCTACTGGCCCAGAAATATTGTCTGCTAACTTGGTTGTTTCTCTTTCGCCCCCAATTGCACGGAATACAAACTAAGAGCTACTTCTGAAGTCTATCCAGCTACAAAGAGAATAAAAATATTGTAGTAACTAATAATAATCGCCTTATAAAGGTTGTATATCATAATATGGACCGATATTAGTTTCACTTGCTGGACTAATTTGCTTCAGTTCAGTTTCTGGTTTTGGTTCAATCATGGTTGATAACCCATATGGACGAGGACGACGAGCTAGAGTACGTTGTGTAAATGATTCTTCTCAGTCTTGGTTTCTTAAGAGAGAATTAGAGACTAAAACTTAGATTGCTCTCACCGGCATGTCGGTGCATATATAGGCGTTGGCTCGTCGATCAGTAATCACTATTCGATCACTGGATCAATTTAGCGGGGTGATGAATCAAGACCAATGACTTGAATTAATTAGACTGAGGATGGTGACATGAATATTTGGTGGTGGTGGAAGAAACTTGGAAATTAGTCCTGCACTAATTAACAATGGTGTTCTGGCTATCATGGAGACTACCAGCCTTTACACCTCTTTGCCACCTGCCCATTTCCTACGGTTAGAAAATTCAGATAAACCTTGGAATTCAGACAGGGACTGGCAATAAACCTTATACAGGGTGGCCTCTGTTACagtatatttttgaaaaaaaataataaatggcGTGTGAATATATCTCCTGTGAGTGTTTACTCGTtacttaaatttttgtttttggtccaACAAtcattaattacaatttataatttatattacatTTTGTTTAACCATTTACCTGtttattcataattattttatttaaattttaattagAGATATAATGTTCAAGACAAACTAAAATTTGATAAATGGATGCACCTGGACCACAAAACCGTTCTCGTTGAaattaaccaaaaccaaattgaC
This portion of the Rosa chinensis cultivar Old Blush chromosome 1, RchiOBHm-V2, whole genome shotgun sequence genome encodes:
- the LOC112171007 gene encoding probable LRR receptor-like serine/threonine-protein kinase At3g47570, giving the protein MLNFCAFRSTYLHVMTTLFLLTNLFQSTIFANALSNETDRLALLKFKDCIATDPDGLLNSWNDSVHFCKWQGITCGRRHQRVKALNLPDADLHGTISPYIGNLSFLRIFGLFNNSFSGKIPQQVDHLFRLRGINLGINKLEGGIPVNLTFYSKLRFISLAANRLTGKIPSEIGSLGKLVDLILEENNLTGPIPPSMGNLSSLTLLDLAQNNLVGTVPEVLGRLRSLSDFAIGINTLSGMIPPSLFNISSIKTIYLTENKFKGSIPPDIGLNMPNLQLLLLGINEFSGKIPASLSNASKLQKLDIGENNFVGQVPATFGNFPNLLFLNFYSNNLGSNSSNDLGFITFLTNCSNLEIVDLSSNNFGGVLPNSVANFSTQLTKLYLGRNQIAGTIPETLGNLNNLILLTLEVNLFTSIIPASLGKLQKLQILYLYSNRLSGWIPSSLGNLTQLSELTIFENELEGSIPPNIGNCKNLQAMDISDNKLSGDIPSQIIGLSSSIFLNLSQNSLTGILPVEVGKLKNINTLDISDNNLTGGIPEIIGGCLSLEYLYLQGNLFQGMIPSSLASLRGLQSLDLSRSNLSGHIPKDLQRLPFLIYLNLSFNNLEGEVPKEGVFRNTSAVSLHGNTKLCGGVSELQLPACPIKVPEQRKLHGFKLKLTISLVAGCALLFAVIIALYWRRKTQKNMPLSAVSSINFLPKVSYQTLHQATDGFSLGNQIGSGSFGSVYKGILDQQENNVVAIKVLNLQQKGAFKSFVAECNALRNIRHRNLVKIITCCSSTDYNGNDFKALVFEYMSNGSLEEWLHRENQSRSLNLLQRLNIAVDVASALCYLHDHCEPQIIHRDMKPSNVLLDDDMVARVGDFGLARLIPPTMYFCENQSSTVGIKGTIGYAAPEYAVGVGPSKQGDVYSYGILVLQLFTGRRPTDEMFVDGCNIHTFVKTAIHGRLMQIVDPTLVATLEEIATSTTNNEVTNICGYNNEIEADEGNIDNENLSTMNTYVWKCILPTLKIGLACSEESPRNRISMEEVHRELHHIKNAYTNVDIRRERPRRS